The region TTTACCATTCCCTTGTCTTGGTTTTACTTGGGCCTCGCTTCCTACCTCTTGGCCCGCACCGGCTTAGATTCCGTTGAACGTCTCCAGTCCACCGATGTCCTGCGTCCGATGACCTGGTGGCGGCAAATTGCAGCGGTGCTCCTCGGTGCTGTGTTGCTCACCTCTTGGGATTTTGTGCTCGATCCGGCCATGAGCCAAACCGCGATGCCGTTTTGGTATTGGCATGAACCCGGTGCTTTCTTTGGGATGCCCTACCAAAACTTTGCTGGCTGGACAGCGACGGGCTGCCTGTTCATGGGCATTGCTGCTGTCATCTGGTTCCGCCAACCGATTCGCTTAACGGCGGCGCAGCTCAATCTGCCTTTTACGGTCTACGTCGGTAACTTTACCTTTGCCATGGTGATGAGCTTGGCGGCTGGTTTTTGGCAGCCGGTGCTCTTGGGCATTGTTGTGGGGCTTGGGCCAGCGGCGCTGTGCTGGAACCGGGCTAAGTCCATCGAAGCTCAGGGGGCGATCGCTCCTAAGACCAGCATGATGGACGATCCCATGTCTGACCTACCCTCAACCCCCGTTGGAGTCAGCAGTAAGTGATCGACGTGGGTATATCTCAGGCATCTACATGGCTCAATCTTCCTGGATGGATCGCCGTAGCGCTCTTTGTGCTGCTGGTGATTCAGCTTCCTGCATTGGCAATTTTGCTCTCGCGCCTGCTGCAGGGCCCCACTCGGCAACCACCCCTACCGCCGCAGCAGGCGAATCTCTCCCAGTTTGGCAAGGTGAGCGTGGTGGTGCCAACCCTCAACGAAGCCGATCGCATTCAGCCCTGCCTAGACGGTCTCAGCCGCCAGAGTTTTGGGGTGCGGGAAATTATCATCGTCGATAGCCGCTCTCAGGATGGCACGGTTGATCGGGTGAAAACCATGCAGCAACGGGATCCGCGCTTTCGGGTGGTTTACGACGATCCCCTACCTGCAGGCTGGGTGGGTCGCCCTTGGGCCCTGCACACTGGCTTCCTCAACAGTTCTGACCAAAGCACTTGGTTTCTTGGCGTGGATGCTGATACCCAGCCCCAGCCGGGTCTGGTGGCGGGTTTGGTGGCGGCGGCGGAAGCCGGTAACTTTGACCTCGTGTCACTCTCCCCCCAGTTCATCCTCAAACAGCCGGGGGAATTTTGGCTACAGCCGGCTCTGCTGATGACGCTGATCTATCGCTTTGGCCCGTCCGGCAGTGCGATCGCTGGCTCTGACCTAGGATCGGAACGGGTGATGGCCAATGGTCAATGCTTCCTCTGTCGGCGATCGCTGTTGACGATGCTGGACGGCTATAGCAGCGCCCGCAATTCCTTTTGTGATGACGTT is a window of Candidatus Obscuribacterales bacterium DNA encoding:
- a CDS encoding carotenoid biosynthesis protein, with translation MKQLMLAERICLIGHLVSMAFGLAGLLLVMPHPEFLSHVPAGQTMFRWSMAGGGVVYIVLGAIAVALYAYRTLGLRNWLTFMLPAVFLSLGSELLGTSTGFPFGNYSYLSGLGYKISGLVPFTIPLSWFYLGLASYLLARTGLDSVERLQSTDVLRPMTWWRQIAAVLLGAVLLTSWDFVLDPAMSQTAMPFWYWHEPGAFFGMPYQNFAGWTATGCLFMGIAAVIWFRQPIRLTAAQLNLPFTVYVGNFTFAMVMSLAAGFWQPVLLGIVVGLGPAALCWNRAKSIEAQGAIAPKTSMMDDPMSDLPSTPVGVSSK
- a CDS encoding glycosyltransferase family 2 protein; its protein translation is MGISQASTWLNLPGWIAVALFVLLVIQLPALAILLSRLLQGPTRQPPLPPQQANLSQFGKVSVVVPTLNEADRIQPCLDGLSRQSFGVREIIIVDSRSQDGTVDRVKTMQQRDPRFRVVYDDPLPAGWVGRPWALHTGFLNSSDQSTWFLGVDADTQPQPGLVAGLVAAAEAGNFDLVSLSPQFILKQPGEFWLQPALLMTLIYRFGPSGSAIAGSDLGSERVMANGQCFLCRRSLLTMLDGYSSARNSFCDDVTLARYAAAQGAKVGFLDGAKLLKVRMYEGMAETWKEWGRSLDLKDAATPIQTWGDVAFLALVQGLPLVLLPLLIALVALGYAAPVLWICLGMNALLVTMRFALLWAIASSYDASQSKGAWAFWLSPFADPLAVVRIALSASRTPTQWRGRQYDAV